A region of Legionella donaldsonii DNA encodes the following proteins:
- a CDS encoding AAA-associated domain-containing protein has product MSETIIALENCRKSFKKASEQDLLVLEDVNFKLQEGEIVAMLGKSGSGKSTLLRIIAGLVPPSAGKVSYRGKAVTGPVPGIAMVFQSFALMPWLTVLENVELGLEAQGVGREERRHRAIEAIDTIGLDGFESAFPKELSGGMRQRVGFARALVTNPDVLLMDEPFSALDVLTAENLKSDLLELWQEKKTNTNGILLVTHNIEEAATLADRIVIFGSDPGYIRAELQVTLPQPREPDTPEYHALVDKIYTLMTTGPKEKARRAQRERQIGLGYRLPDVEPSELSGLIETMKSFEERIDLPELADELMMNIDDLFPILETLEILGFAKVSDGDIQLSELGKQFSEADLQERKQLFARRLLEKVPLARYIRRVLDEKIGHRVSEERFLSKLEDYLSEKESERVLRTMIDWGRYAEIFAYDFTSGILSLENPGISGSTKIN; this is encoded by the coding sequence ATGTCAGAAACCATTATTGCTCTTGAAAATTGTCGTAAATCCTTTAAAAAAGCATCTGAGCAAGATTTATTGGTGCTTGAGGATGTCAATTTTAAATTACAGGAAGGCGAAATTGTCGCCATGCTGGGTAAATCGGGCTCCGGAAAGTCAACCCTTTTGCGTATTATTGCGGGGTTGGTACCACCCTCAGCAGGAAAAGTAAGCTATCGCGGTAAAGCCGTCACAGGACCCGTACCGGGTATTGCGATGGTTTTTCAATCCTTCGCGCTGATGCCTTGGCTGACTGTATTGGAAAATGTGGAGCTCGGTTTGGAAGCTCAGGGGGTAGGTCGAGAGGAGCGTCGTCATCGCGCTATTGAAGCGATTGATACCATTGGGTTGGATGGTTTTGAGTCGGCTTTTCCCAAGGAGTTATCAGGCGGAATGCGGCAGCGGGTAGGTTTTGCACGTGCTCTGGTGACTAATCCCGATGTGTTATTGATGGATGAGCCTTTTTCTGCGCTGGATGTGTTGACAGCAGAAAACCTTAAATCGGATTTACTCGAATTATGGCAAGAGAAAAAGACCAACACGAATGGTATTTTGTTGGTCACGCACAATATTGAAGAAGCGGCAACACTGGCTGATCGCATTGTTATTTTTGGTTCCGATCCGGGTTACATTCGCGCTGAATTACAGGTTACATTGCCGCAACCGCGTGAGCCTGACACGCCGGAGTACCATGCGTTGGTTGATAAAATTTATACCTTGATGACCACTGGTCCCAAGGAAAAGGCAAGGCGTGCCCAACGCGAGCGGCAAATCGGCCTCGGCTACCGTTTGCCGGATGTAGAACCTTCAGAATTATCAGGTCTTATCGAAACGATGAAATCTTTTGAGGAGCGTATTGATTTACCAGAGCTTGCTGATGAGTTAATGATGAACATTGATGATTTGTTCCCTATCCTCGAAACACTGGAAATTTTGGGTTTTGCCAAAGTTTCCGATGGGGATATCCAATTGAGTGAACTGGGTAAACAATTTTCTGAAGCCGATTTGCAAGAGCGTAAGCAATTATTTGCCAGACGGTTATTGGAAAAAGTACCTCTGGCACGTTATATTCGCCGCGTCCTGGATGAAAAGATAGGCCATCGTGTTTCCGAGGAACGCTTCTTAAGCAAGTTGGAAGATTATTTGAGTGAAAAGGAATCAGAGCGGGTATTGCGTACCATGATTGACTGGGGACGCTATGCGGAGATTTTTGCTTACGATTTTACCAGCGGTATTTTAAGTTTGGAAAATCCGGGTATCTCAGGCTCTACTAAAATTAACTAA